A single Saccharolobus shibatae B12 DNA region contains:
- a CDS encoding enoyl-CoA hydratase/isomerase family protein codes for MDQISMVEVNVEVPIAAIILNREQKLNALNTNLYLELYDILRQLENNKEVCAIIITGRGKAFSAGADIYEFYNMDQQKFAEFLKIARMVYDFIENMNKLVISAVNGYCLGGGFELALAGDFIIATKDALFGFPEIRLGLIPGSGGTQRLTRIVGRNKAKEIILSGRFITAEEAEMLNIVNKIVNNEALLEEAKKLASDICKFSYNAIYKAKRAINEGIESPISTSLSFEIELAINLFNHDVKKKIESFIYKKKEGRIT; via the coding sequence ATGGACCAAATATCAATGGTTGAAGTAAACGTAGAAGTGCCAATTGCAGCTATAATCTTGAATAGGGAGCAGAAATTGAATGCATTAAATACTAACCTATATCTTGAGTTATATGACATACTACGTCAACTTGAAAATAATAAAGAAGTTTGTGCAATAATTATTACCGGAAGAGGAAAAGCCTTTAGTGCTGGAGCTGATATTTATGAGTTTTATAATATGGATCAGCAAAAGTTTGCAGAATTCTTGAAAATTGCGAGAATGGTATATGATTTCATAGAAAACATGAATAAATTGGTAATAAGTGCAGTAAATGGTTATTGTTTAGGTGGAGGATTTGAGCTAGCATTAGCAGGCGATTTTATAATCGCTACTAAAGATGCTTTATTTGGATTCCCAGAAATTAGACTAGGATTAATACCGGGCAGTGGTGGAACTCAAAGACTTACGAGAATTGTAGGAAGGAATAAGGCTAAAGAGATTATTCTTAGTGGTAGATTTATTACAGCAGAAGAGGCTGAAATGTTGAATATAGTCAATAAAATTGTAAATAATGAAGCACTATTGGAGGAAGCTAAGAAACTAGCTAGCGATATATGTAAATTTTCATATAACGCTATATATAAGGCTAAAAGGGCTATTAATGAAGGGATAGAAAGTCCAATTTCAACTTCATTATCATTTGAGATAGAGTTGGCAATCAACTTGTTTAATCATGATGTAAAGAAAAAAATAGAATCGTTTATATATAAGAAAAAAGAAGGAAGAATTACATAG
- a CDS encoding CaiB/BaiF CoA transferase family protein, translating into MSGVLEGIRILELTFALNGPLAGRILAELGAEVIKIEPPWGSARDFAPVVNGESANFTFINANKKFITLNLKTEKGIEIFKRLVKISDVILTNYRPGVLDKLGIGYEDVKKIKNDIIFVSSSGFGYNNPYSSLPAYDYIIQAMVGMYGVTGLEDLPIKTGPAILDVLSGTFAALATIAALYYKLLTRKGQFVDIAMFDVGLYAMIENIAGVMFEGKGSRFDKRLGNRHPVTAPYALYNAKDGYVFIATASDEQFNKLCKAMNMEWLVNDRRFITNEDRVKHVEELDAIINEWTSSKSSKEVVDILRKYDIAVAEVKQPSDALKEPLVALRNMLVQVKHPKLGNIKILGSPLKLSETPGIVKEAGYPIGYHNIEIYKGLLNMPEKEIEELKLNRII; encoded by the coding sequence ATGAGTGGAGTGTTAGAAGGAATAAGAATATTAGAGCTAACATTTGCGTTAAACGGACCCCTTGCTGGAAGGATCTTAGCTGAATTAGGTGCAGAAGTAATAAAGATTGAACCACCTTGGGGATCAGCAAGAGACTTTGCACCTGTAGTGAATGGGGAGTCAGCTAATTTCACTTTTATAAATGCAAATAAAAAATTTATTACGTTAAATCTTAAGACAGAGAAAGGTATAGAAATATTTAAGAGGCTAGTAAAAATTAGTGACGTGATTCTAACTAATTACAGACCAGGCGTACTAGACAAATTAGGTATTGGTTATGAAGATGTTAAAAAGATAAAGAATGATATAATCTTTGTAAGTAGTTCAGGTTTTGGATATAATAATCCATATTCTAGCCTTCCTGCCTATGATTACATAATTCAAGCAATGGTAGGGATGTATGGTGTTACTGGTCTAGAAGATCTTCCAATTAAGACTGGACCCGCAATTTTAGATGTGTTATCAGGAACATTTGCAGCGTTAGCTACTATAGCAGCATTATATTATAAATTATTAACTAGAAAGGGCCAATTCGTGGATATTGCCATGTTTGACGTCGGACTTTACGCAATGATAGAAAACATAGCAGGCGTTATGTTCGAGGGTAAAGGTTCAAGGTTTGACAAAAGATTAGGAAATAGACATCCCGTTACCGCTCCTTATGCACTATATAATGCAAAGGATGGATATGTGTTTATCGCTACGGCCAGTGATGAGCAATTTAATAAATTGTGTAAAGCAATGAATATGGAGTGGCTAGTTAATGATAGAAGATTTATAACTAATGAAGATAGAGTTAAACACGTAGAAGAATTAGACGCTATCATTAACGAATGGACATCTAGTAAATCAAGTAAAGAAGTAGTCGATATTCTAAGAAAATATGATATTGCAGTAGCAGAAGTTAAGCAACCATCCGATGCACTTAAAGAACCTTTAGTAGCTTTAAGAAATATGCTTGTTCAGGTAAAACATCCTAAATTAGGTAATATAAAAATTCTAGGAAGTCCGCTAAAACTGAGTGAAACACCAGGTATAGTTAAAGAGGCTGGTTATCCCATAGGTTATCACAATATTGAAATATATAAAGGACTTTTAAATATGCCCGAAAAGGAAATAGAGGAATTAAAGCTTAATAGGATTATTTAA
- the malA gene encoding alpha-glucosidase MalA: MQTIKIYENKGIYKVVIGEPFPPIEFPLEQKISSNKSLSELGLTIIQQGNKIIVEKSLDLKEHIIGLGEKAFELDRKRKRYIMYNVDAGAYKKYQDPLYVSIPFFISVKDGMATGYLFNSASKVIFDIGLEEYDKVIVTIPDDSLEFYVIEGPRIEDVLERYTELTGRPFLPPMWAFGYMISRYSYYPQDKVVELVDIMQKEGFRVAGVFLDIHYMDSYKLFTWHPKRFPEPKKMIDELHKRNVKLITIVDHGIRVDQNYSPFLSGMGKFCEIESGELFVGKMWPGTTVYPDFFREDTREWWAGLISEWLSQGVDGVWLDMNEPTDFTRVFQIRDVLSKLPVEFRDDRFLLTFPDNVVHSLKGRKVKHEKVRNAYPFYEAMATFEGFRKSGKNEIFILSRSGYAGIQKYAFIWTGDNTPSWDDLRLQLQLVLGLSISGIPYVGCDIGGFQGRSFSEIDNSLELLVRYYALALFFPFYRSHKATDGIDTEPIFLPEYYKEKVKNIINLRYKFLPYLYSLAVEASEKGHPIVRPLFYEFMEDDDMYRIEDEYIVGKYLLYTPVITKDENRTVILPKSKWYDYWSGDIYKGKTVIKSSNDLPIYIREDSIIPLDNNEFIVYGKGSFRSYDGTEIISSEDGIGFSSEVYVSSLTLISEKTINKVLVNNKELDVEKVKPNTYRVNVNGTIRGKIKILT; the protein is encoded by the coding sequence ATGCAGACAATAAAAATATACGAGAACAAAGGCATTTACAAAGTAGTTATAGGAGAACCATTTCCCCCCATAGAATTCCCACTTGAGCAAAAGATATCATCGAATAAATCTTTATCAGAGTTAGGTTTAACAATAATTCAACAAGGTAATAAGATCATTGTGGAAAAATCGTTGGATTTGAAAGAGCACATTATAGGATTAGGAGAGAAGGCATTTGAATTGGATAGAAAAAGGAAAAGGTATATAATGTATAACGTTGACGCTGGTGCCTATAAGAAATATCAGGATCCACTTTACGTCAGTATACCCTTCTTTATATCAGTGAAAGACGGTATGGCAACTGGTTATCTCTTCAACTCGGCTTCTAAAGTGATTTTCGATATAGGACTTGAGGAATATGATAAAGTAATTGTAACAATTCCAGATGACTCATTAGAGTTTTACGTGATTGAAGGGCCGAGAATTGAGGACGTTCTAGAGAGATACACGGAATTAACCGGAAGACCTTTCCTACCTCCAATGTGGGCTTTCGGTTACATGATATCACGCTACTCTTACTATCCTCAAGATAAGGTTGTTGAGTTAGTAGATATAATGCAAAAGGAGGGTTTTAGAGTAGCTGGAGTATTCCTAGATATACACTACATGGATTCTTACAAACTATTTACGTGGCATCCTAAGAGGTTCCCAGAACCTAAAAAGATGATAGATGAGTTACACAAGAGGAACGTTAAGTTAATTACAATAGTTGACCACGGAATAAGGGTTGACCAGAACTATTCACCATTTCTTTCCGGGATGGGAAAGTTCTGTGAGATTGAAAGCGGTGAATTATTCGTAGGTAAAATGTGGCCAGGTACCACTGTTTATCCAGACTTCTTTAGGGAGGATACTAGAGAATGGTGGGCAGGGCTAATCTCAGAATGGTTATCTCAAGGTGTTGATGGGGTATGGTTAGATATGAATGAACCAACCGATTTCACTAGGGTCTTTCAGATTAGAGATGTACTATCTAAATTACCAGTGGAGTTTAGAGATGATAGGTTTCTCTTAACCTTTCCGGATAACGTGGTTCATAGCTTAAAGGGAAGAAAAGTTAAGCACGAGAAAGTTAGGAACGCTTATCCATTTTATGAGGCAATGGCAACCTTTGAGGGCTTTAGGAAAAGTGGTAAGAACGAAATATTTATACTAAGTAGAAGTGGGTATGCTGGAATTCAGAAGTATGCATTTATTTGGACTGGTGATAATACTCCGTCATGGGATGATCTAAGGCTTCAACTACAATTAGTATTGGGTTTATCAATATCTGGTATTCCCTATGTGGGTTGTGATATCGGCGGATTTCAAGGCAGGAGTTTCTCAGAAATTGATAACTCTCTAGAGCTATTGGTTAGATATTATGCGTTAGCCTTATTTTTCCCGTTCTACAGATCACATAAAGCAACTGATGGTATAGACACTGAACCCATATTTTTACCAGAATATTATAAGGAGAAAGTAAAGAATATTATCAATCTTAGATATAAGTTTTTGCCTTATCTTTACTCTTTAGCAGTAGAAGCTAGTGAAAAAGGGCATCCAATAGTTAGGCCTTTATTTTATGAATTCATGGAAGATGATGATATGTATAGGATTGAAGATGAGTATATAGTTGGGAAATATTTACTCTACACGCCAGTGATTACTAAGGACGAAAACAGAACGGTAATCTTGCCTAAGTCTAAATGGTATGACTACTGGAGCGGAGACATTTACAAAGGTAAGACTGTAATAAAGTCCTCAAATGATTTGCCCATTTACATAAGGGAAGACTCGATAATTCCATTAGATAATAATGAATTCATAGTATATGGAAAAGGCTCATTTAGGAGTTATGATGGCACAGAAATCATATCTTCAGAGGATGGAATAGGTTTCTCTAGTGAGGTTTATGTGTCATCGCTCACCTTAATTTCGGAAAAAACAATAAACAAAGTGCTCGTAAATAATAAGGAATTAGATGTGGAAAAAGTTAAACCTAATACCTATAGGGTTAATGTTAATGGCACTATAAGAGGTAAGATAAAAATACTAACTTAA
- a CDS encoding acyl-CoA dehydrogenase family protein: MKKLRSDAELFLKSVYGEKEVEYLAIINGMINYVSEKILNKRNELDKNASISRDFLNDVFKFGFQTIPYSKEYGGYELPYLLYIIGMEVLAYGSPSVANVVWASNSVIDGLHNFGSNFQKELYLKPLLKGDKIAAIAMTEPSGGSLIEYIKTRAERKGNRYILNGSKIFITNAPIADIFLVFANTDKGISAFILDNNTEGLKIGKSMHKLGLRGAVFSEVTFDNCIVPEENILGEEGDGLNIAKHIFIGGRVIASALALGIGDAVLDQISQYVTSRELGKYKLIDFQLIKGKIAEMETILQVGKIYTYYTAFLMDKIPRQELSESASISKLFTTESALKMANDAISIFGGYGYTDDLNIHMFWRDARGLTIVEGTSDIQRLIIQHELKKRMQ, encoded by the coding sequence ATGAAAAAGCTTAGATCAGACGCGGAACTATTTCTTAAATCAGTTTATGGAGAGAAGGAAGTAGAATATCTAGCAATAATAAATGGCATGATAAATTATGTTAGTGAAAAAATATTAAACAAGAGAAACGAATTAGATAAGAATGCAAGTATTTCAAGAGATTTTTTAAATGATGTTTTTAAATTTGGGTTTCAAACAATTCCCTATAGCAAAGAATATGGAGGATATGAATTGCCATATTTATTGTACATAATAGGTATGGAGGTTTTGGCTTATGGTTCACCTTCAGTAGCTAATGTAGTTTGGGCCTCAAATTCAGTAATAGATGGATTACATAATTTTGGATCGAATTTTCAGAAGGAACTATATCTTAAGCCACTATTAAAAGGCGATAAAATAGCGGCCATAGCCATGACAGAACCTAGTGGCGGTTCTTTAATAGAATATATTAAAACTAGAGCCGAAAGGAAAGGAAATCGATATATTTTAAATGGTAGCAAAATATTTATCACAAATGCTCCAATTGCTGATATATTTTTAGTTTTTGCGAATACAGATAAAGGAATATCAGCATTCATATTAGATAATAATACTGAAGGACTAAAAATAGGCAAGTCAATGCATAAATTAGGATTGCGGGGTGCGGTATTTTCAGAAGTTACCTTTGATAATTGCATAGTTCCAGAGGAAAACATATTGGGTGAAGAAGGAGATGGGCTTAATATAGCTAAACATATTTTTATAGGGGGAAGAGTCATTGCATCAGCACTAGCATTGGGCATAGGCGATGCGGTATTAGATCAAATATCTCAATACGTTACTTCTAGAGAACTAGGCAAATATAAATTAATTGACTTCCAGTTAATCAAGGGGAAAATTGCAGAAATGGAAACAATCTTGCAAGTAGGAAAAATTTATACATATTATACAGCGTTTCTGATGGATAAGATACCTAGACAAGAATTAAGTGAATCAGCTTCTATAAGTAAATTATTTACTACTGAGAGTGCACTTAAAATGGCAAATGATGCAATCTCCATATTTGGGGGATATGGATATACCGATGATCTGAATATACATATGTTCTGGAGAGATGCAAGAGGATTAACTATTGTAGAGGGTACTTCAGATATACAACGACTTATAATTCAACATGAACTTAAGAAGAGGATGCAGTAA
- a CDS encoding sugar phosphate isomerase/epimerase family protein — MRLGIQSYSLRKMSYKNVLETIKQLGIFYVEAYPKHFPPNDSIKEVLKLHKDLGIKIVAHGVNHMKNNEKELRNLFDFASNAELEVLTADPDEDALNLINDLAKEYNVKVAIHNHGPNHRWGSFKRINEFVNKLDYRVGMCLDLAHLVRYGENPIEAIEALSNRIHDVHLKDVDKNGNDVILGTGVVDVKGVLSKIKQMKIDIPIMIEYEPDPDNPIPGIKKSLEYLKKLGINEP; from the coding sequence ATGAGATTGGGTATTCAAAGCTATTCGCTAAGGAAAATGAGCTATAAAAATGTATTAGAAACCATAAAACAGTTAGGGATATTTTACGTTGAAGCATATCCTAAACATTTTCCGCCTAACGATAGCATTAAGGAAGTTTTGAAGCTACATAAAGATCTAGGAATTAAGATAGTTGCTCATGGTGTGAATCACATGAAAAATAACGAGAAAGAACTAAGGAATCTTTTTGATTTTGCCAGCAACGCTGAACTCGAGGTACTAACTGCCGACCCAGATGAGGACGCTTTAAATTTAATTAATGATCTAGCTAAGGAATATAACGTTAAAGTTGCTATTCATAACCATGGTCCTAACCATAGGTGGGGATCCTTTAAGAGAATTAATGAGTTCGTAAATAAACTAGACTATAGAGTGGGAATGTGCCTTGATTTGGCTCATTTAGTCAGATACGGAGAAAATCCTATAGAGGCTATAGAGGCGCTTTCAAATAGAATTCATGATGTTCACTTAAAGGATGTTGATAAAAACGGGAATGACGTAATATTGGGAACTGGAGTAGTTGACGTGAAAGGTGTTTTGAGTAAAATTAAGCAAATGAAAATAGATATACCGATAATGATAGAATACGAACCAGATCCGGATAATCCAATACCTGGAATTAAAAAGTCACTTGAGTATCTTAAAAAACTGGGAATTAATGAGCCTTAA
- a CDS encoding Gfo/Idh/MocA family protein, producing MPKRFGVAVVGLGSIGKTHVKALKELEKETEFVRLIAVVDQVKAVAEKAGSENGVSYYTTIDEALRNPEVNVITVATPSYLHAPQAILAMEYGKHVIVEKPMATTLAGAREMVSRAERNGVKLGVIFQERYAPDIKRLKNDILKELGRVYLVESELKWYRDIKGYYKRDEIAKSWRGMWNTEGGGVLTNQGIHTIDLMVWLNGDVTEVSGFIGNITHDGIEVEDTAVATIKYRNGALGTISQTVSMKPTNFQYRKIRVHGSDGFVEVTDDKITTVAIEGKEELKNVANYKEETITQWGDSHKALFKDFLKSLLQGNDFPINGKEGMKSLELIKAIYLSSYSSQIIKLPLDVNIIV from the coding sequence ATGCCAAAGAGATTTGGCGTAGCCGTAGTAGGCCTAGGCTCAATAGGCAAAACTCACGTCAAAGCATTAAAGGAGTTAGAAAAGGAAACAGAATTCGTGAGATTGATTGCAGTGGTGGATCAGGTTAAGGCAGTAGCAGAGAAAGCAGGAAGCGAAAATGGCGTGTCATATTATACTACTATAGATGAGGCATTAAGAAATCCCGAGGTTAACGTCATTACTGTAGCAACTCCTTCCTATTTGCACGCACCTCAAGCTATTTTAGCAATGGAATATGGAAAACACGTAATAGTTGAAAAGCCAATGGCTACTACTCTAGCTGGAGCTAGAGAGATGGTAAGTAGGGCTGAGAGAAACGGGGTTAAACTAGGAGTAATATTCCAAGAGAGATATGCTCCAGACATTAAAAGGCTAAAGAACGACATCTTGAAGGAGCTTGGTAGGGTATACTTAGTAGAGTCAGAATTAAAGTGGTATCGCGATATAAAGGGGTATTACAAAAGGGATGAGATAGCTAAGAGTTGGAGAGGAATGTGGAATACTGAAGGAGGAGGAGTCCTGACAAATCAAGGGATACATACTATCGATTTAATGGTATGGTTAAATGGAGATGTGACAGAAGTATCTGGATTTATTGGCAATATAACTCATGATGGTATAGAGGTAGAAGATACTGCTGTTGCTACAATCAAATATAGAAATGGTGCATTGGGAACAATTTCTCAGACTGTATCAATGAAACCAACAAATTTTCAGTACAGAAAAATTAGAGTCCATGGAAGTGACGGCTTCGTAGAGGTAACTGATGATAAAATAACAACAGTAGCGATTGAAGGTAAAGAAGAACTAAAAAACGTGGCAAACTATAAAGAAGAGACTATTACTCAATGGGGAGATTCACATAAAGCGCTGTTCAAGGATTTTCTAAAATCTCTATTACAGGGTAACGATTTCCCAATTAATGGAAAAGAGGGTATGAAGAGCCTTGAATTAATAAAGGCTATTTATCTATCATCCTATAGTAGTCAAATAATAAAGCTTCCATTGGATGTTAATATCATAGTCTAA
- a CDS encoding glycoside hydrolase family 88 protein, whose protein sequence is MKFRTALEELKSNIVNLAYEYREKNEFPIYTDEKKGSWITSNGQHWMEGFLVGSLWNLYSFFRDEEIKKLALEYNSKLLAIEAPLSHDIGFREYYSAVKSWENTYSNQLKKKIINYADKLVSLFREDLGFIPVGEEFVTYFPGESKEIAKSELIIDTMMASLPFLSWVSANFDINYKNIIIMHAHKTFDLLVRNDGSTYQAAFIDDNLEIFKHTHQGYSNESCWSRGQTWGIYGYTLIYSYLKKEIFLRIARKLASFLVKNIPEDRIMYYDFQDTTEKDSSSNVIGASALINLYRETYEIEYLKNGLELIRAIINNKEYFREGGLKHTRYRKDQGRDSETIFGDYYLSEALINLVKMGVEE, encoded by the coding sequence ATGAAATTCAGAACCGCTCTAGAAGAGTTAAAATCAAATATTGTTAATTTAGCCTATGAGTACAGAGAGAAGAATGAGTTTCCTATATATACAGATGAGAAAAAAGGATCTTGGATTACATCGAATGGACAACATTGGATGGAAGGATTTTTAGTCGGTAGCTTATGGAACTTGTACAGCTTTTTTAGAGATGAAGAAATAAAAAAATTAGCGTTAGAATATAATTCAAAGTTGCTTGCGATAGAAGCACCTCTCTCACATGATATTGGATTTAGGGAATATTACTCTGCAGTAAAAAGCTGGGAAAATACATATTCAAATCAATTAAAGAAAAAAATAATAAATTATGCGGATAAGTTGGTATCATTGTTTAGAGAAGATCTTGGGTTTATCCCTGTAGGTGAAGAGTTTGTAACATATTTTCCAGGGGAAAGTAAAGAAATTGCAAAAAGTGAATTAATAATCGATACCATGATGGCCTCTTTACCTTTTTTAAGTTGGGTTTCAGCAAATTTTGATATAAATTATAAAAATATCATAATCATGCATGCCCACAAAACCTTCGATTTATTAGTTAGAAATGACGGAAGTACATATCAGGCTGCATTTATAGATGACAATCTAGAAATATTTAAGCATACTCACCAAGGATACAGTAATGAAAGTTGTTGGTCAAGAGGTCAAACATGGGGAATTTATGGTTATACTTTGATTTATTCGTATTTGAAAAAAGAAATTTTCTTGAGGATTGCCAGAAAACTAGCGTCATTCTTAGTGAAAAATATACCGGAAGATAGAATCATGTACTACGATTTTCAAGATACTACGGAGAAGGATTCATCATCAAATGTAATAGGCGCTTCTGCGCTAATTAATTTGTATAGAGAAACATATGAAATTGAATATTTAAAAAATGGACTTGAGCTTATAAGAGCAATTATTAACAATAAAGAATATTTCAGAGAAGGAGGACTAAAACACACTAGATATAGAAAAGATCAAGGAAGAGATTCCGAAACAATATTTGGAGATTATTATCTAAGTGAGGCATTGATTAACTTAGTAAAAATGGGGGTAGAAGAATGA
- a CDS encoding helix-turn-helix domain-containing protein, translating to MKSKNKMIKILEIKARLKHYDCWSSLCEVYPCKGKIHYAVKINNSEIMEFTTLKFDNIKFFSDFMNIPRKKNILNVLYSKRKSSNSVDIAYILDYNFTIRKILEILNPFFEDVTTENGIEYWKIYSLTRIKTGLSSILNTLKYSLEAENSKILDINLNLYKFNDIVPYFMPPSLTDRESEILLKAYKEGYFESPRNVSLAKLADETGISKVALLKILRTSIKKLIMNYLNNKGPM from the coding sequence ATGAAGAGCAAGAATAAGATGATAAAAATCCTTGAAATTAAAGCTAGATTAAAGCATTATGATTGTTGGAGTAGCCTTTGTGAAGTGTATCCATGCAAAGGGAAAATTCATTATGCAGTTAAAATTAATAATAGTGAGATAATGGAATTTACTACACTTAAATTTGATAATATTAAGTTCTTTTCCGATTTTATGAATATTCCCAGAAAAAAGAATATTCTTAATGTATTATATTCGAAAAGGAAATCTAGTAATAGTGTAGATATAGCGTATATCCTAGATTATAATTTCACTATTAGAAAGATATTGGAAATATTAAACCCTTTTTTTGAAGACGTAACTACAGAAAATGGGATTGAATATTGGAAAATATATTCCCTAACGAGGATAAAGACCGGCTTATCGTCGATATTGAATACCTTGAAATATTCCCTAGAAGCTGAAAATAGTAAGATTCTTGATATAAATTTGAATTTATATAAATTTAATGATATTGTACCATATTTTATGCCCCCGTCGCTTACTGATCGTGAGAGTGAAATATTACTTAAGGCTTATAAGGAAGGCTATTTTGAAAGTCCTAGGAATGTCAGCTTAGCTAAGTTAGCTGATGAGACTGGAATAAGTAAAGTTGCACTCTTAAAAATTCTAAGAACTAGTATTAAAAAACTTATAATGAATTATTTGAATAACAAGGGACCTATGTAA
- a CDS encoding MFS transporter, whose product MSEKEEILQEIIARIERLPITRYIWATFLIAAFGYFFDFFEVSMMGAVAPAAAKTFRVSTAEGALLITITLLGMLVGAAIGGYLADKYGRKRMFMITLIGWGSLSLITAASPNYVIMFILRFLTGLFLGIEIPTLDSYLNEILPSKMRGKYFQVVFAIFEWYVPVIFALGLIIIPLSPEAWRYMFIIGGITAIPLWLARTILPESPRWLAVKGKTEDAKRVMNNIEKHVEANIGKKLSPPPTVTVKPYISRSNVSEVFKGRNGRLTAFWLPIYFLSFFGWYFFITALPSILVARGFTIIHSLYFGLASGIGAAALALPPVFTIDTKIGRRGTMIYSIIIMIVSAAAYILFPTNFVLIIAGAIISGMVTIWADVVHQWGPETYNNEIRATATGINYAAARAGAALAPYIGVVIAYNYGLTGVYITGIAVALITLALSFAVPETRHRILEEIYAKRAV is encoded by the coding sequence ATGAGTGAAAAGGAAGAAATATTACAAGAAATAATAGCCAGAATTGAAAGATTACCGATTACTAGATACATATGGGCAACATTTTTAATAGCTGCATTTGGTTATTTCTTCGACTTTTTCGAGGTATCTATGATGGGAGCAGTTGCCCCAGCTGCTGCAAAAACATTTAGAGTGTCTACTGCTGAAGGTGCATTATTAATAACTATAACGTTATTAGGTATGCTTGTTGGTGCTGCTATAGGAGGATATTTAGCAGATAAGTATGGTAGAAAAAGGATGTTCATGATAACATTAATAGGATGGGGATCTCTATCATTGATTACAGCTGCTTCACCTAACTATGTAATTATGTTCATACTTCGATTCTTAACGGGACTGTTTCTAGGTATAGAGATACCTACATTAGACTCATACCTAAATGAGATTTTGCCTAGTAAGATGAGGGGAAAATATTTTCAAGTAGTTTTCGCTATATTCGAATGGTACGTTCCAGTAATATTTGCCTTAGGTCTAATTATAATACCCTTATCTCCTGAAGCTTGGAGATATATGTTCATTATAGGCGGGATAACTGCTATTCCTCTATGGCTTGCTAGGACCATCTTACCAGAATCACCTAGATGGCTTGCAGTAAAAGGAAAAACTGAAGACGCTAAACGAGTTATGAATAATATTGAGAAACATGTGGAAGCAAATATAGGTAAAAAATTGTCTCCTCCACCCACTGTTACCGTTAAACCCTACATATCACGATCAAACGTAAGCGAAGTATTTAAGGGGAGAAATGGTAGATTAACTGCTTTCTGGTTGCCCATTTATTTCTTATCCTTTTTTGGATGGTATTTCTTTATAACAGCTTTACCATCGATTTTAGTAGCTAGAGGCTTTACAATAATACACTCATTATACTTCGGTTTAGCTTCAGGTATAGGAGCTGCCGCTTTAGCTTTACCACCTGTTTTTACCATAGATACGAAAATAGGTAGAAGAGGAACAATGATATACAGTATAATTATAATGATAGTTTCTGCAGCGGCATATATATTATTTCCAACAAATTTTGTTCTAATTATTGCAGGAGCAATTATAAGTGGAATGGTCACTATTTGGGCGGATGTTGTACATCAATGGGGACCAGAGACATACAATAATGAAATCAGAGCAACGGCTACTGGTATTAATTACGCTGCAGCAAGAGCAGGAGCCGCCCTGGCGCCATATATAGGAGTTGTTATAGCATACAATTATGGGTTAACTGGAGTATATATAACAGGCATAGCAGTAGCTCTGATCACACTTGCCTTATCATTTGCTGTTCCAGAAACACGCCATCGTATCTTGGAAGAAATTTACGCTAAACGGGCAGTTTAG
- a CDS encoding MaoC family dehydratase, whose amino-acid sequence MKFYEDISLNERFVTPGRTITEADVVLFAGLTGDYNSIHTDEVYSKKSSIYGRRVVHGLFTFSIAEGLFQRLGWFEGVPAVSIGYEDVRFIKPVFIGDTIYFIGEVVDKRISTKKETWGIVRIRMEGKKADDESTVISFIHAYLVPLKNGKVSTNEKA is encoded by the coding sequence ATGAAGTTCTACGAGGATATAAGTTTAAATGAGAGGTTTGTAACTCCAGGTAGGACGATAACAGAGGCTGATGTGGTGTTATTTGCAGGTCTAACTGGTGATTATAACTCTATCCATACAGATGAAGTTTATAGTAAAAAATCGAGTATATATGGAAGGAGAGTTGTACATGGCTTGTTTACGTTTTCAATTGCAGAGGGACTTTTTCAACGATTAGGATGGTTTGAAGGAGTACCGGCGGTTTCAATAGGCTACGAAGATGTAAGGTTTATCAAACCAGTGTTTATTGGCGATACAATATATTTTATAGGCGAGGTAGTTGATAAAAGAATTAGTACGAAAAAAGAAACATGGGGTATAGTAAGAATAAGAATGGAAGGGAAAAAGGCAGATGATGAAAGTACAGTAATCTCTTTTATTCATGCTTATTTAGTTCCCTTAAAAAATGGGAAGGTGAGTACTAATGAAAAAGCTTAG